One genomic segment of uncultured Campylobacter sp. includes these proteins:
- a CDS encoding UDP-N-acetylglucosamine--N-acetylmuramyl-(pentapeptide) pyrophosphoryl-undecaprenol N-acetylglucosamine transferase — translation MVIAISGGGTGGHLIIAKNLAAHLAKQGIRAIFIGSNRGQDRAWFENSELFARTYFLQSSGVVDKKGFAKLASLLNILRLSLAARKILKQNGVRALISVGGYSSAPASIAAILSRVPFFIHEQNAVCGRLNRLLRPFARAFYSSYEKPAFAYPIADIFFETARPRTALKRVIFLGGSQGASFINSLAVELAPKLLSLGYGLIHQCGEREFERISQIYAQQGLDVQLVGFCKNMHELIASADLCVGRSGASTLWELCANGLPAIFVPFPFAAADHQFYNAKFLKERGLCEILRQQDASGERILGLIESFDVARASKGLLELADRNGAQAIIDDVMSKI, via the coding sequence ATGGTCATAGCAATCAGCGGCGGCGGCACTGGCGGGCATCTGATAATCGCTAAAAATTTAGCCGCTCATCTTGCGAAGCAGGGCATCAGGGCGATATTCATCGGCTCAAACCGCGGGCAGGATCGCGCGTGGTTTGAAAATAGCGAGCTTTTTGCGCGCACCTATTTTCTGCAAAGCTCGGGCGTAGTCGATAAAAAGGGCTTTGCCAAGCTAGCCTCGCTGCTAAATATCCTGCGCCTCTCGCTTGCGGCGCGTAAAATTTTAAAGCAAAACGGCGTCCGCGCGCTCATCAGCGTGGGCGGATACAGCTCGGCGCCCGCATCCATCGCGGCGATCCTTTCTCGCGTGCCGTTTTTTATCCACGAGCAAAACGCCGTTTGCGGGCGGCTCAACCGCCTGCTGAGGCCATTCGCGCGGGCGTTTTACAGCTCCTATGAAAAGCCCGCGTTTGCCTATCCGATCGCGGATATTTTTTTTGAGACGGCGCGGCCGCGCACGGCGCTTAAGAGGGTCATCTTTTTGGGCGGCTCGCAAGGGGCGAGCTTTATCAACTCGCTTGCCGTGGAGCTTGCGCCCAAGCTTTTGAGCCTCGGCTACGGCTTGATCCATCAGTGCGGCGAGCGCGAGTTTGAGCGCATCTCGCAGATCTACGCGCAGCAGGGCCTAGATGTACAGCTCGTGGGCTTTTGTAAAAACATGCACGAGCTCATCGCAAGCGCCGATCTTTGCGTCGGACGTAGCGGCGCCAGCACGCTGTGGGAGCTCTGCGCGAACGGCCTGCCTGCGATATTCGTGCCGTTTCCATTCGCGGCGGCGGATCATCAGTTTTATAACGCGAAATTTCTTAAAGAGCGCGGGCTTTGCGAAATTTTACGCCAGCAGGACGCAAGCGGCGAGCGGATCTTAGGCTTGATTGAGAGCTTCGACGTGGCGCGAGCGAGCAAAGGGCTGCTTGAGCTTGCTGATCGAAACGGCGCGCAAGCGATTATTGACGACGTAATGAGTAAAATTTAA